gggagaatatagctatggacttcgtagtggggttaccggcaacatccaacagattagactccatatgggtgattgtggacagactcactgaatctgctcacttcatccctgttaggagcaactactctgtggataagttggcgcaagtgtacgttgatgaggttgtcaggctgcatggggtcccagtgtctatagtgtcagatagagggccccagttcacctccaggttttgacggagtctgcagagtgctatgggtaccaggttagatttcagtactgccttccatccccagactgatggacagtcagagaggaccatccagactatagaggatatgctcagaatgtgtgtgctagattttggcggttcttggaggcaacatctacccttggtggagttcgcctacaataacagctatcatgctagcatcgggatggctccatatgaagctttgtatgggaggaagtgcagatcacccgtctgttgggaagaagtaggagagaaggccctggcagggcctgagttagtagagatcaccagcagggtggtgcccattatcagagagagaatcaagactgctacaagcaggcaaaagagttatgcagacatccgcaggaaacaggtagagttttaggagggggatctagtattgctcaaggtgtctccaatgaaaggggtagttcggttcgggaagaaaggtaagctagctccacgatacatcggacccttcgaaatcttgcaaaaggtcgggaatgtgtcgtacaagctgaatttacctgcttcaatgcaaagaatccatccggttttccatgtttccatgttgaggaagtttgtgtcagatccgggcaaggttcttagcgagcctgatgtagagatccaagaggatctcacctatgtagaacagccagtacggattcttgacactcagatcagaaagctaaggaacaaggaaatcccgatggtgaaagtcctttggaaccaccacaatatagaagaatgcacctgggagacacgggagtccatgctccagcaatatccctatctcttttagaggttagtatccttgtgtgctatgtgttatgtatgtatgttatgttgttttgctatgcatgtactagttgaggaacattcggggacgaatgttcttaagggggggagaatgtaatacccggctagactccggtatcggaattcctaccgtccggtggaatctcggatgtcgaaaacctctagaagggtaaaagtatgtttttatgatatgttttcatgtttttaatgattttaagtatgtttttacatgagttttgtatgaaaagtctttggaggaaaacccaggttcggccgccgaaagtcaagttcggccgccgaacatgcatgcgttttggaggcacgttaggcccccgaaagcatgagaaaaggggagtccaggttcggccgccgaaactcaagttcggccgccgaacatggcatgcatgcggaggcacattcggcccccgaacgtggcctggccagccacctataaaaggggcacttagccgaaatgggggagctttctcccattttcggccacagctagcttccgacctccctctccccaaatcttgtgttctttcttcaaatctcctccatttttcttgagttttaacctcacattgcaagttttgagcattttaaacaagtttggagctttggaaactcaggagctcatttgcttggatctccgagttttggtcgtctctttctcgatcttcaagaggtaagagccgatcttaagctcaatgtatgttttaaacaagttttatgaagttttatggggtagaaatatatgtttaagttagttgagctatgttaggttttatgtgatttatggacaatgtatgttgttgatgtgtgtttgaagtgttgtagttggggtatatgctagtttgagacccctaggtgtaatgtatgatatgtatgcatgttttagaacaagtttatgcatgatttgaggcttagggaggcaagaggctcgtttgagccgagtttctgcccatttgggagaaaccaggttcggcagccaaaggaactttcggccgccgaacccccccttgtggaggcagcattcggctgccgaagcttgcccccgaaagaggactttcggatctgtctgggactttcggccgccgaaggtgccgccgaaagtgccctgttcagccatttcatgcatgttcttctatggatgtttcatgatgttttatggggtttttggggaatatattagagttatgtttatgtatgtttggtctctcattggagtccacctgtgtaggttcggacccgaggaaccgaggaccccagcagtgagccagctgctacagagttgtcagagctagccagaggtgagtggaataaaccttaagtttttaaataaatgaaatatagcttttttagcatgttcatgcatcatatatgccatgtgatattatagggtgtttgcattagtaatcacgaatgtgttgcattgcataatatgatgtggatatggattggttattggatgatcctctagtcctcttatgttatgatatgatgatgtcatggtagagaaagaccagtgaggcccattctacgcccctggcacgtttggactatgttgaggactacaggtgacaataccatccttatgtgatatgtttgtgatgtgttgcatttcatgaaagcatgaaattttagtatatgttttctttattctgctcactgggcttgtagctcacccctctcccctaaccccagatgtgcaggtacagggtagaccaggaggttagccagagtttgaagtatgattgtgtaatagctagtttgtggacatgacatttgtattatgatgtaatgtaagagattatagtatgttatgtaatttggatattgaggatagagttgtgcttgaccagtatatgttgttatcccacttttatatacatgatccagagatatgtttatgatgttatgATTCAACCAAgctttatgttatgatgagataccccattggagattttgatgagggctccagtggtggtttatgtttatgataatgtaatgtacaggttgagtttggttgatatatgagaatgtttacagaatTCTTTTGAgattgtttgatcatgtatgggatttacaggtttacaggttatatgtcaggcttgctacgggtcccggcggccttacgccgatctggatcctaggtccggattttcgggtcgttacaccctcCGAATTTTAAAGCCTaaacatattattttttcaCTTCCTGTCTGTAGTTATAGCATAGAAAAAACGTGTATTTGCATCCCTTTCCAAAGTTAAAAAAACTTTTGTCCTCTGCTCCCACTAAACCTCACGGTCATATAGTAATTGAAAGAACttctaatatatctcatgaaTAGCATTACGATTCATAACAGACGAGAACTATGCCGCGCTTTAATGATATTTTGGTACTCCTCTTAGTCCTTTTTATGTACCTCCTTCATATCTATACCCATTGATACAAAGCCGAGTACTCCTCTTAGTCCTTCTTATGTACCTCCTTCATATCTATATCCATTGATACAAATACTCCAAAATCATTAATACCCGGTTCTAATTGCAATAATgttttagttttaaatattaaataattaatatttatctattttttacaagattttaaacttaaaatttacaTTGAATAATAGTATTAATTTTTTCCCTTAATttcatttaataataataatacagcATAAGTTGAAAGACGTTATCCCAAATTTACCCACAAGGAAAGAATTAATTTCGTAAAGGAAACCCAAACTGCAGGCAAAGACGTGTTTTCATTCGTCCTGGCACCAAACAAGGACCTGCGATCAAATTCTCATAGGCCAGTTTCCTACATTGGTAGAATTTTGCAATTTTGAAGTAAAATTTCTGAATTTTCCTTTAGGATATATATGCATACTTGCAGCATAACTAGGGTttcatttgatttttctttttctttttgttagaATCGCTTTTGGTTTCATCTTGTTTTAGCTTTAGCGTGATTCCTACTTTTCTTTAGAATTGGAATTCGACCAGATGTGACGGACCAGcttaattactttttagttcAGATACATTGGCAATCTGTTTATTGCATCTCTAGAAAGGTGTCGGGATCAATTATTTTCACCGGGAGTGAATAAATCAACATTTTCTGAACCAAGGGCATGGATCTATGTATTGATCAACGAGCGTGTAGAAACTAAAATTTGAAGTTCTGCGATTAAAACAATTTGCGGCATAAACTCAATAATCGTGCGGGATTACTGAATTTGTTGTGAAGGTGCTAGCTTTTCTTTTGTCTCTCTTACCCTAGATCTGTGGGATTTGGACGGAGCATATGGAAGGTGGGTCTGAGAGAATCAATCAAGTAGAAGAAAGTCGAGCGCAATTGTTATGTGGCCTTCCAGATGACATTGCTCTTTTCTGCTTGGCAAGAGTGCCTCGCAAGTACCATTCAGTGCTGAAGTGTGTTTGCAGGAGTTGGAGAGATTTGGTGTGCAGTGAAGAGTGGTATGCTTATCGTAGTAAGCACAATTTAAGTGAGACTTGGATATATGCATTGTGTCGTGACAAGTATGAGCAGATATGTTGTTATGCTCTGGACCCTGCTTTGCCTAGAAGGTGTTGGAAGCTCATTCAAGGACTACCACCCCGctgtttgaagagaaaaggcatgGGCTTTGAAGCACTAGGAAAGAAGCTTTACCTGTTAGGCGGCTGTGGTTGGTCAGAGGACGCAACTGATGAGGCCTACTGCTTTGATGTTTCTAGGAGCTCATGGAGTGAAGCTGCTTCTTTGTCCACTGCAAGGTACTGATCATTTTCAATTGTATCCCTATGAATGATTGTCTCTACCTTTGTGATTGGTGATGATATGAGCACACTGCATGTTGATTAAATTTTGGGGTTACttcactattttatttattttgcttttgtgTAATGCATTCCTAGAGAAATAATAATTTCTAGGAAAATAATCTGTGTTATCAGTTATGATAAGCTGTTGCAATTTGGTTCTGCATTCATCATAGTCAAACAAATAAAACGTTGCCTTCTAAAATGTGTTGTATTTGTTACCCTTATGGATTATGTTGTTTAACTTCAAAAATGTTTGAGCTACTTGCTAATGGAATCTGTATCCTGAATTTGTAGGTTATACGCACACGGCACACATGAAGTAGGCCACTTAATTTGAATTAGAGtttcttttgttgttttttggtgtcatttttctttcctttaagAAACTTGCGAACAATCTCCTCGATGTGAAATTGCCTAAAACTTCATTTCAGGTGCTATTTTGCTTGTGAAGTTTTGGATGATAAAATCTATGCCATTGGTGGGTTAGGTTCGAAATCAAGTGATCCACATTCTTGGGACACTTTTGATCCTCGCAGGAGTGTTTGGGAATCACATTCTGATACTAACGTTGTTCCTGATGTCGAGGATTCCATAGTCTTTGATGGGAAGATTTATATTCGATGTGGTGCTTCTGCTGTGTCTTCTCATGTATATGCTGTTCTTTATGAACCTTCAAATGGCACATGGCAGCACGCAGATGCTGATATGGCGTCAGGCTGGCGTGGTCCAGCAGTTGTTGTGGATGGTGCCCTTTATGTCTTGGATCAAAGTTCAGGAACCAGGCTGATGATGTGGCAGAAGGATAAAAGGGATTGGGTGGCAGTTGGAAGACTGTCACCATTACTTACAAGACCTCCTTGTCGGCTTGTAGCAATTGGAAAGAGGATATTTATCATCGGTAAGGGACTTAGCACAGTGGTGTTTGACATTGAGAAAACTGGAAATATGGAAGGGGTAATGGTAAGTTCTTCTATACCCAGATTAAATTCGGAAGATGATGTAATCAGCTGTAAATGTCTTGCATTATGAATTACCAGCACCCTAATCATTTGTTGATAATGTAGTCCAATGCCATTGTTGTGAGTTCCTCTGTTTGTGATACCCCGTGCTAAACTTTTGTTGACACTGGTTGGAATACCCTAGTTGTTCAAACCTCCTATATACACTGGTCAATGCCCCTGGGAAATGATATTCAATATATTACAGAAAACGTGAAGACATAAGAATCAAGagaagttttattattattattcttttaaattttcttttcaatatTGAGTTTGTTGTATTTGTTTAGTGTGAAGTTGTAGGATTTAACTTTACTCGCCCTTTCCATGGAATGCAgtgcttaaaaacataatggTTGATCTTCAGAATCACAGTGAGGGTTTGACGTCTGTTCCCAATCTTTACGATATCAGTACTTGTCCCCCTTTTGTTTTGTAACTCATTTAGCATTAAACTGAGTCTGCAACCATATGGGAAGAATGCTCGTTCCTTTCTTGAACTTGGCTCCACTCTAAAGTGATTTAGAGAGATTCTTCCTTCATCGACTATTATAATGAAAGTTCAGTTTCTTTGACCTTCGTAGGTAAGGGAGAATTCTTGTACATGTCGCCAAGAAGCAAAATAGGCAAACCCACTTTCTCAAAAACAAtgctatttctcttttatttagaAGAAATTGAATAATGCTAGCTCATCTGGATTATGTGCACAAAGAATAGTTGAGAATAATGGATTTTTGTCTAGTAAAATGAGAAATTTGCAAGTTAGGAGAAACATGTGAAGAATGAAGATAAACTTAGAGGATGACACGCAAAACAAAGAAAACTGTATTAACCtgctttgctggtagcttgcaTGTAGCCAAACGGTTCCAAGTTTGATAACAAACACGGGATAAATCATACTTCTAGACATCAGGtaacaaagaaataaaaatcattTGGAAAATTTACTATATATTACAGGGCAatgaaaatttactattttatttatatattatagagaaattaatatattaaaacgtgttagacattttaaaaaatatttttaataagtcTATCTGTTAGTGTTATCCATTAAATAATACGATAAAGTTTAGAATGATTTTAATAcagaagaattaattaataaatttttttaaaatttagaaaatcaattaaagaatttttaaatactataggattaaataataaacacttaacaattaaaattaaaaaaaattaactaacagACTTTTTGAAAATCATCtatatgaattttataattttctcaGATCATTATATACAACCGGTGCATGCATCATTTCGTATGAATGCATACACTTCCATGCAAAATAGAACATCTTGAATGCTGCTCAAATTGATTTTGAGGAACTTTGTTAGGCAGAAGAGAAAAACAAAATGAGTACATTCTATGCATCATCTTTTTTCTTCCATCATAATCAATGGTACAAGAACATTCGTATTATCAATGACACATTAAATACATATCAATTTTGAATAATTAGAGATCAGCAAAAGCTCCCAAGTCCAGGTTTTGGTGAGACATATTTGGTCAGAATAGTTTCCTTTCGCGCTTTCACATGCAGATGCGTGGATCCATAGTACAAAAATTTGCATCAGTCAATCATATAGGAACACACCCTTGTCATTCCTCTTCAAACTAACACTGAATATATAGAAGTCAGCACACATGAATCAAGCTTGGTCAGctagtctttttctttttaaaagctGAAGGT
The Manihot esculenta cultivar AM560-2 chromosome 1, M.esculenta_v8, whole genome shotgun sequence genome window above contains:
- the LOC122721540 gene encoding F-box/kelch-repeat protein SKIP4, coding for MEGGSERINQVEESRAQLLCGLPDDIALFCLARVPRKYHSVLKCVCRSWRDLVCSEEWYAYRSKHNLSETWIYALCRDKYEQICCYALDPALPRRCWKLIQGLPPRCLKRKGMGFEALGKKLYLLGGCGWSEDATDEAYCFDVSRSSWSEAASLSTARCYFACEVLDDKIYAIGGLGSKSSDPHSWDTFDPRRSVWESHSDTNVVPDVEDSIVFDGKIYIRCGASAVSSHVYAVLYEPSNGTWQHADADMASGWRGPAVVVDGALYVLDQSSGTRLMMWQKDKRDWVAVGRLSPLLTRPPCRLVAIGKRIFIIGKGLSTVVFDIEKTGNMEGVMVSSSIPRLNSEDDVISCKCLAL